Proteins from a genomic interval of Streptomyces sp. NBC_01445:
- a CDS encoding PucR family transcriptional regulator, translated as MQLPPPGPPPSPDAAATHSGGAPTLGQAVGVVGPDVVEVLRAPCGTDVPVSGAGVFDEGETLQARGRILIAPGVDTSAPGAAGVLRAADRAGAAAVVLRRGAHGVAPSLAEAADEVSTALLSRAPWIEWGELIGLLRAAIARTGTAAPAEASADVALGDLSGLALALAALVGGAITVEDPESNVLAYSPTADTADPLRRLTILGRRVPSWRVTELAESGFLTTLWASGDVVHRPADARFPERLAVAVRAGDEILGSLWAAADGEPLPPGAREALRQAAAIAVPHLLHHRLRSRSAASRRRYAVRALFEERPPDVSAAAVVLGVEAGQPCTVLTAAVAVPIAPDVLDRAYHLASLRVAAHHTPAFAHRDGDRLDVLLAGTGAGDGVDRLARDLAGVLRGAGARPLVAIGPAVGRLGDAAASRAGAAQVLRVLRERGGPETACAEDVRFAMDALRVTDAVAEHVPSAADAVAALLEHDERHGTDLPRTVAAHLVFFGDAAATARYVGVHTNTLRYRLRRAGELCGIDLTDPDVRLLVELGLRRAGLIPLP; from the coding sequence ATGCAGCTTCCACCGCCCGGCCCTCCCCCTTCGCCCGATGCTGCCGCCACGCACAGCGGTGGTGCTCCCACGCTGGGGCAGGCCGTCGGTGTGGTCGGGCCCGACGTGGTGGAGGTGCTGCGGGCGCCATGCGGGACCGACGTGCCGGTGAGCGGGGCCGGGGTGTTCGACGAGGGCGAGACGCTGCAGGCACGGGGGCGGATTCTCATCGCACCCGGCGTCGACACGTCCGCGCCGGGCGCCGCGGGCGTGCTGCGCGCGGCGGACCGCGCGGGGGCGGCGGCCGTGGTGCTGCGACGTGGCGCTCACGGCGTCGCGCCGTCGCTCGCCGAGGCGGCCGATGAGGTGTCCACCGCCCTGCTCTCCCGGGCCCCGTGGATCGAGTGGGGCGAGCTGATCGGGCTGCTGCGGGCGGCCATCGCCCGCACCGGAACGGCGGCGCCCGCCGAGGCGTCGGCCGATGTGGCACTCGGTGATCTGTCGGGGCTCGCCCTCGCGCTTGCCGCGCTGGTGGGCGGCGCGATCACCGTCGAGGACCCCGAGTCGAACGTGCTGGCGTACTCGCCGACCGCCGACACCGCCGACCCGCTGCGCAGGCTGACGATCCTGGGCCGCAGGGTGCCGAGCTGGCGGGTGACCGAACTCGCCGAGAGCGGGTTCCTCACCACGCTGTGGGCGAGCGGCGACGTGGTGCACCGGCCCGCGGACGCGCGGTTTCCCGAACGCCTCGCTGTCGCCGTGCGGGCCGGCGACGAGATTCTCGGGTCGCTGTGGGCGGCCGCCGACGGTGAACCGTTGCCGCCCGGGGCCAGGGAAGCGCTGCGGCAGGCGGCCGCCATCGCCGTACCGCATCTGCTGCACCACCGGCTGCGGTCCCGGTCCGCAGCCAGTCGTCGCCGGTACGCGGTGCGGGCCCTGTTCGAGGAGCGCCCGCCGGACGTGTCCGCGGCGGCGGTCGTACTCGGGGTCGAGGCCGGACAGCCGTGCACCGTACTCACGGCGGCCGTCGCGGTGCCGATCGCACCGGACGTACTGGACCGGGCCTACCACCTGGCCTCCCTGCGCGTCGCCGCGCATCACACCCCGGCCTTCGCCCACCGCGACGGCGACCGGCTCGACGTGCTGCTGGCCGGTACCGGGGCGGGGGACGGCGTGGACCGGCTGGCACGCGACCTGGCCGGCGTGCTGCGCGGCGCCGGGGCGCGGCCGCTGGTCGCGATAGGGCCCGCAGTGGGGAGGCTCGGCGACGCCGCCGCCTCCCGTGCGGGGGCCGCCCAGGTGTTGCGGGTACTGCGCGAGCGCGGCGGGCCCGAGACGGCCTGCGCCGAGGATGTCCGGTTCGCCATGGACGCGCTGAGGGTGACCGATGCGGTCGCCGAGCACGTGCCTTCGGCCGCGGACGCGGTGGCGGCGCTGCTCGAGCACGACGAGCGGCACGGAACGGACCTGCCGCGCACCGTCGCCGCCCACCTGGTGTTCTTCGGCGACGCGGCAGCCACCGCCCGCTATGTGGGGGTGCACACCAATACGCTGCGGTACCGGCTGCGCCGGGCCGGGGAGCTGTGCGGCATCGACCTCACCGATCCCGACGTACGGCTCCTTGTGGAGCTGGGGCTGCGGCGGGCCGGGCTGATCCCACTGCCGTGA
- a CDS encoding phosphoglycerate dehydrogenase, translated as MPTTLITTPTFARHSARPWQILEEAGAGPRRPSEDAALPAAELLKYAAAADALIVGMDPITAEVMDAAPCLKVIAKHGVGVDTIDVAAARARGIPVVCAPGSNSRAVAEYTFGLLLSATRSLAASHTAVEAGGWPKLFGPELHGKTLGIVGFGRIGRLLAGYARAFGMELLAHDPYVPDADVRAHGAEPAALEALLARADAVSLHMPPDLSGTPLLDRARLAAMKEGAVLVNAARGGLVDERALADLLGSGHLGAAALDAFSTEPLPADHPLRAAPRTLLTSHMAACTPEANQAMGAMVAEDVVRVLAGKEPHHQAS; from the coding sequence ATGCCGACCACCCTCATCACGACGCCCACCTTCGCCCGGCACTCGGCGCGCCCCTGGCAGATCCTGGAGGAGGCCGGAGCCGGTCCCCGGCGCCCGTCCGAGGACGCGGCGCTGCCCGCCGCCGAACTCCTCAAGTACGCGGCCGCCGCGGACGCGTTGATCGTCGGCATGGATCCGATCACCGCCGAGGTGATGGACGCCGCGCCCTGCCTCAAGGTGATCGCCAAACACGGCGTCGGCGTCGACACCATCGACGTGGCCGCCGCCCGCGCGCGAGGGATTCCGGTCGTGTGCGCGCCGGGCAGCAACTCGCGTGCGGTGGCCGAGTACACCTTCGGCCTGCTGCTCTCCGCGACCCGCTCACTCGCCGCCTCGCACACCGCGGTGGAGGCCGGCGGCTGGCCGAAGCTCTTCGGCCCCGAACTGCACGGCAAGACGCTGGGCATCGTCGGCTTCGGCCGCATCGGCCGCCTTCTGGCCGGTTACGCCCGCGCTTTCGGGATGGAGCTGCTCGCCCACGACCCGTATGTCCCGGACGCCGACGTACGCGCGCACGGCGCCGAACCGGCCGCGCTCGAAGCCCTGTTGGCGCGCGCCGACGCCGTCAGCCTCCACATGCCGCCCGACCTGTCCGGCACACCGCTGCTCGACCGGGCACGCCTGGCGGCGATGAAGGAGGGCGCGGTCCTGGTCAACGCCGCGCGTGGCGGCCTCGTCGACGAGCGCGCGCTCGCCGACCTGCTCGGCTCCGGACACCTCGGGGCTGCGGCCCTCGACGCGTTCAGTACCGAGCCACTGCCCGCCGACCACCCGCTGCGCGCGGCCCCGCGCACGCTCCTCACCTCGCACATGGCCGCCTGTACGCCCGAGGCCAACCAGGCCATGGGCGCGATGGTGGCCGAGGACGTCGTCCGCGTACTGGCGGGCAAGGAGCCGCACCACCAGGCGAGTTGA
- a CDS encoding GPP34 family phosphoprotein: MTTARDLAIVALAVTPDHPVEQGELSLALAGAEVFDLIEAKALVLDGDHMLPSAQAPTGDRLLDEATGALVRQEPYESVEDWLWRRGRGLSSAYIDELEREGLTTRPRGLRNPLRAGRTEPVDSADRHQAEERLASGEPVLAALAAAAGIRDEPAEDAPELSGDAVAAVLAAVGNAVQELQAVRQRRAIEDAAYDNVWRGY, translated from the coding sequence ATGACCACCGCACGTGACCTCGCGATCGTTGCCCTGGCGGTGACACCCGACCACCCCGTCGAGCAGGGCGAGCTGTCGCTGGCGCTCGCGGGGGCCGAGGTGTTCGACCTCATCGAGGCCAAGGCCCTGGTCCTGGACGGCGACCACATGCTGCCCAGCGCTCAGGCACCGACAGGGGACCGCCTGCTGGATGAAGCCACCGGGGCTCTGGTGCGGCAGGAGCCGTACGAGTCGGTCGAGGACTGGCTGTGGCGCCGGGGCCGCGGGCTCTCCTCGGCGTACATCGACGAGCTGGAGCGGGAGGGGCTGACGACCCGGCCGCGGGGCCTGCGGAATCCGCTGCGGGCCGGGCGGACGGAGCCGGTCGACTCGGCGGACCGGCACCAGGCAGAGGAGCGCTTGGCGTCGGGTGAACCCGTGCTCGCCGCGCTGGCGGCCGCCGCCGGAATCCGGGACGAGCCGGCCGAGGACGCGCCCGAGCTCTCCGGGGACGCGGTCGCGGCGGTACTCGCCGCCGTCGGGAACGCCGTCCAGGAGCTGCAGGCCGTACGACAGCGCAGGGCGATCGAGGACGCGGCGTACGACAACGTTTGGCGCGGCTACTGA
- a CDS encoding fibronectin type III domain-containing protein, whose protein sequence is MKSYSVKYTNSCVGACSMPVLVSWPAISRATRYDIHYTNKGSQYTEKNVDTIHSTGNTSYTITGPYSGDEVCFSVRAANKYGASAWAETWCTTVPY, encoded by the coding sequence ATGAAGAGCTACAGCGTCAAATACACGAATTCCTGCGTCGGCGCATGCTCCATGCCGGTCCTCGTGAGCTGGCCGGCGATCTCCCGAGCGACCCGCTACGACATCCACTACACGAACAAGGGCAGCCAGTACACCGAGAAGAACGTCGACACCATCCATTCGACCGGCAACACCAGCTACACGATCACTGGGCCGTACTCCGGTGACGAGGTCTGCTTCTCGGTGCGCGCCGCCAACAAGTACGGAGCCTCTGCCTGGGCGGAGACCTGGTGCACCACGGTGCCCTACTAG
- a CDS encoding RBBP9/YdeN family alpha/beta hydrolase, producing the protein MNPVPAPTVVLVPGLRDHVPDHWQTALAARLPGSVTVPPLTDLRLSRDAQVTALNDVVSGIEGPVVLVAHSAGVLTTVHWAARHTRPVHGALLTTPPDFEAPLPDGYPGPQALRENGWLPTPSATLPFPSVVAASTNDPLARFDRVAALADAWGSRLVDLGPVGHLNPASGYGEWPRALEFLQAFGCRTTPKPKASA; encoded by the coding sequence ATGAACCCCGTTCCCGCGCCCACGGTCGTGCTCGTGCCCGGCCTGCGCGACCACGTCCCCGACCACTGGCAGACGGCCCTCGCCGCCCGCCTCCCCGGTTCGGTGACCGTGCCGCCCCTGACGGACCTCAGGCTGAGCCGCGATGCGCAGGTCACCGCTCTGAACGACGTGGTGTCGGGCATCGAGGGACCGGTCGTGCTCGTCGCGCACAGCGCCGGCGTGCTCACCACCGTCCACTGGGCGGCCCGGCACACCCGCCCGGTGCATGGCGCCCTCCTCACGACGCCGCCCGACTTCGAAGCCCCGCTGCCGGACGGCTACCCCGGACCGCAGGCCCTGCGTGAGAACGGCTGGCTGCCGACGCCGAGCGCCACACTGCCGTTCCCCAGCGTCGTCGCGGCGAGCACGAACGACCCCCTGGCCCGCTTCGACCGGGTCGCCGCACTGGCCGACGCGTGGGGCAGTCGTCTGGTGGACCTCGGCCCGGTGGGACACCTCAACCCCGCCTCCGGGTACGGCGAGTGGCCCCGCGCCCTGGAATTCCTCCAGGCCTTCGGCTGCCGTACGACACCGAAGCCGAAGGCGTCGGCATGA
- a CDS encoding hydroxysqualene dehydroxylase, which produces MPGRRQLLALGGSMAAAGALGLRPSRATAAQRARTRVAVLGGGIGGLTAAHELAERGFDVTVYDRRAEWGGKARSVPVSGTASGGRRDLPGEHGHRGFFGFYTNLPDTMRRIPFEGQAHGVWDNLTTVPYFAFNRENGKGDLFLPTLPPSTRTLDPVTLPAVLEGLLRVMPQLLPQEVVLLARKLAIVMTSCDERQFGQWEHLNWLKFIEAADKSDFYQVMWGGSAKVIQALRPETASTRTCGQGISKILYSILGMGPDGPFDRILDGPTSERFIDPWVRHLTSLGVRFVTGHLVESLELGSGGRITAARARTAAGPARIDADWFVAALPVDRVRQLWSDGIRRADPQLAAMDKLRTAWCQGIVFWLKERFRGPLAHLSLMDSPWALCPVAQSRFWSEPFAGTWGDGVAAESLSVVISDWETPGRIHGKPARQCTPKEIADEVWAQMKAGLEDNGDVVLPEGIVHSWFLDPAVTRAASGGLTNDDEYFLNDVSSWELRSEAVTAIPNLFLAGDHVRAHSNTDFTCMETANETGRRAANGVLAAAGADGADEVRLITGAEPPGFDVLKATDRTRYRLGLPHVLDF; this is translated from the coding sequence ATGCCGGGACGCAGGCAGTTACTGGCCCTGGGTGGATCGATGGCGGCGGCGGGCGCACTGGGGCTGCGGCCCTCGCGGGCGACCGCGGCGCAGCGGGCGCGTACGAGAGTGGCGGTGCTCGGCGGTGGGATCGGCGGCCTCACCGCCGCCCACGAGCTCGCCGAGCGCGGCTTCGACGTGACGGTGTACGACCGGCGGGCCGAGTGGGGCGGCAAGGCGCGCAGCGTGCCGGTGAGCGGTACGGCCTCCGGTGGCCGCCGCGATCTGCCCGGGGAACACGGACACCGTGGCTTCTTCGGCTTCTACACCAACCTGCCCGACACCATGCGCCGGATCCCCTTCGAGGGGCAGGCACACGGTGTCTGGGACAACCTCACCACCGTGCCGTACTTCGCGTTCAACCGGGAGAACGGGAAGGGCGACCTGTTCCTGCCCACCCTGCCGCCCAGCACTCGCACCCTCGACCCCGTTACGCTGCCGGCCGTCCTGGAGGGCCTGCTGCGGGTCATGCCCCAACTCCTGCCGCAGGAAGTCGTGTTGCTCGCCCGCAAGCTGGCGATCGTCATGACGAGCTGCGACGAGCGGCAGTTCGGGCAGTGGGAGCACCTGAACTGGCTGAAGTTCATCGAGGCGGCGGACAAGTCCGACTTCTACCAGGTGATGTGGGGCGGCTCGGCGAAGGTGATCCAGGCGCTGCGCCCCGAGACGGCCAGCACGCGCACCTGCGGGCAGGGCATCAGCAAGATTCTCTACTCGATACTCGGCATGGGCCCCGACGGTCCCTTCGACCGGATCCTCGACGGCCCCACCAGTGAACGCTTCATCGACCCATGGGTGCGGCATCTGACCTCGCTCGGCGTCCGGTTCGTGACCGGACATCTCGTCGAGTCCCTCGAACTCGGCTCCGGCGGGCGCATCACCGCCGCCCGCGCCCGCACGGCGGCCGGGCCCGCGCGCATCGACGCCGACTGGTTCGTGGCGGCTCTCCCGGTCGACCGGGTACGGCAGTTGTGGTCCGACGGCATCCGCCGTGCGGATCCGCAGCTCGCCGCGATGGACAAGCTGCGCACGGCCTGGTGCCAGGGCATCGTGTTCTGGCTCAAGGAGAGGTTCCGCGGGCCGCTCGCCCATCTCAGTCTCATGGACTCGCCGTGGGCGCTGTGCCCGGTGGCGCAGTCCCGCTTCTGGTCGGAGCCCTTCGCCGGTACCTGGGGCGACGGGGTGGCCGCCGAGTCCCTCTCCGTCGTCATCTCCGACTGGGAGACACCGGGCCGGATCCACGGAAAGCCCGCGCGGCAGTGCACGCCGAAGGAGATCGCCGACGAAGTCTGGGCGCAGATGAAGGCGGGCCTGGAGGACAACGGCGATGTCGTCCTGCCCGAGGGGATCGTGCACTCCTGGTTCCTCGACCCGGCGGTCACCCGGGCCGCGAGCGGTGGGCTCACCAACGACGACGAGTACTTCCTCAACGACGTCTCGTCCTGGGAACTGCGCTCCGAGGCGGTCACCGCGATCCCGAACCTCTTCCTCGCGGGCGACCACGTCCGCGCCCACAGCAACACCGACTTCACGTGCATGGAGACCGCGAACGAGACGGGCCGGCGCGCCGCGAACGGCGTCCTCGCGGCCGCCGGAGCCGACGGCGCGGACGAGGTCCGCCTCATCACCGGCGCCGAGCCGCCCGGCTTCGACGTACTCAAGGCCACCGACCGGACGCGCTACCGTCTCGGGCTGCCACACGTACTGGACTTCTGA
- a CDS encoding acetoacetate--CoA ligase: MSARNSNVTEFLGWLAQERGLSFTDYAELWRWSTDDLPGFWSAVWEFYGLDTVSDYDEVLADARMPGATWFTGARLNFAQQCLAQATDERPALIAVSETGDAVEISWDRLTQEVAGTAAALREMGVGPGDCVAGYLPNIPQAVVALLATAAVGATWTVCSPEFGTPSVLARLRQARPTVLVAADGYAHGGKEYDRRPHITEILDGLPTVRHLVAVDRLHASAGGPAWSRRPDVTQHHWSDLADGEAQLTYADVAFDDPLWILWSSGTTGVPKGIVHGHGGIVVELLKALGLGVDLRADDRYLFHTSTSWMVWNFMVAGLLHGSTLVLYDGSPTHPDINGLWRIAERSRATTVGVGAAYLIAAEKAGAHPAADTDLGALRTILQTGSAMPDSTWGWVHDRLAPDSRLQSICGGTDICSVLAGGSPLLPVRTGRLSGPSLGVALASWDATGQPLVGEQGELVVTAPLPSMPLHFVDDPDHERYRSSYFDVYPGVWRHGDWVTLDSDLSVFLAGRSDSTLNRMGVRMGSADLYAVVERLPRIADSLVIGAEMADGRYYMPLFVVPADGERFDDALRDEIVGAIRHSLSPRHVPDAVVPIEAVPRTLTGKKLEVPVKRILQGARVTDVSAEGAVTRPDMLAWFADFAAGLGQS; encoded by the coding sequence ATGAGCGCCCGGAACTCCAACGTCACGGAATTCCTGGGCTGGTTGGCGCAGGAGCGCGGACTGTCGTTCACCGACTACGCCGAGCTGTGGCGGTGGAGCACCGACGACCTGCCCGGCTTCTGGTCGGCCGTGTGGGAGTTCTACGGCCTGGACACGGTCAGCGACTACGACGAGGTGCTCGCCGACGCGAGGATGCCCGGCGCGACCTGGTTCACCGGAGCACGCCTCAACTTCGCGCAGCAGTGCCTCGCCCAAGCCACCGACGAACGCCCCGCGCTCATCGCCGTGTCCGAGACCGGCGACGCCGTGGAGATCTCCTGGGACCGGCTCACCCAGGAAGTGGCGGGCACGGCCGCGGCCCTGCGTGAGATGGGCGTCGGCCCCGGTGACTGCGTCGCCGGGTACCTGCCGAACATCCCGCAGGCCGTGGTCGCCCTCCTGGCCACCGCCGCCGTCGGCGCGACCTGGACGGTCTGCTCTCCGGAGTTCGGCACGCCCAGTGTCCTCGCGCGGCTGCGCCAGGCCCGGCCGACGGTCCTGGTCGCCGCGGACGGCTACGCCCACGGCGGCAAGGAGTACGACCGGCGCCCGCACATCACCGAGATCCTGGACGGTCTGCCCACGGTCCGCCACCTCGTCGCCGTCGACCGCCTGCACGCGTCCGCCGGTGGACCGGCATGGTCACGGCGGCCGGACGTGACACAGCACCACTGGTCCGACCTGGCCGACGGCGAAGCCCAACTCACGTATGCCGACGTCGCGTTCGACGATCCGCTGTGGATCCTCTGGTCTTCGGGCACCACCGGCGTCCCGAAGGGAATCGTTCACGGCCACGGCGGCATCGTCGTCGAACTGCTGAAGGCACTCGGGCTCGGCGTGGACCTGCGCGCCGACGACCGCTACCTCTTCCACACCTCCACCAGCTGGATGGTGTGGAACTTCATGGTCGCGGGCCTCCTGCACGGCAGCACGCTCGTCCTCTACGACGGCAGCCCCACCCACCCCGACATCAACGGTCTCTGGCGGATCGCCGAACGCTCCCGCGCCACGACGGTCGGCGTCGGCGCCGCCTACCTGATCGCGGCGGAGAAGGCCGGCGCCCACCCGGCCGCCGATACGGACCTCGGCGCGCTGCGGACGATCCTGCAGACGGGATCGGCGATGCCTGACAGCACCTGGGGCTGGGTCCACGACCGGCTCGCCCCCGACTCCCGGCTCCAGTCGATCTGCGGCGGCACCGACATCTGCTCGGTGCTCGCCGGAGGCTCCCCGCTGCTGCCGGTGCGCACGGGCCGGCTTTCCGGCCCCTCCTTGGGCGTCGCCCTCGCCTCCTGGGACGCCACCGGGCAGCCGCTCGTGGGGGAGCAGGGCGAACTCGTGGTCACGGCACCCCTGCCGTCGATGCCGCTCCACTTCGTCGACGACCCCGACCACGAGCGCTACAGGAGCAGCTACTTCGACGTCTATCCCGGCGTGTGGCGGCACGGCGACTGGGTCACCCTGGACTCCGACCTGTCCGTCTTCCTGGCCGGACGCTCCGACTCCACGCTCAACCGCATGGGCGTGCGCATGGGATCCGCCGACCTCTACGCCGTCGTCGAACGGCTCCCGCGGATCGCGGACAGCCTTGTCATCGGCGCCGAAATGGCGGACGGCCGCTACTACATGCCGCTGTTCGTGGTGCCTGCGGACGGCGAACGGTTCGACGACGCGCTGCGCGACGAGATCGTCGGCGCGATCAGGCACAGCCTGTCTCCCCGGCACGTCCCCGACGCAGTGGTGCCCATCGAGGCCGTGCCCCGCACCCTGACGGGCAAGAAGCTGGAGGTCCCCGTCAAGCGCATCCTCCAGGGCGCCCGCGTCACGGATGTCAGCGCGGAAGGTGCGGTGACCCGCCCCGACATGCTGGCTTGGTTCGCGGACTTCGCGGCCGGGCTGGGGCAGAGCTGA
- a CDS encoding diaminopimelate decarboxylase, whose protein sequence is MAPESVVRREAAVRAAAAQGLVGAQAPVLGLLDVDGIRGAARELREAFAFDGVSVQHTFAVKAASLVPVLALLDEEGIGAEVASAGELALARAAGVPAERIVFDSPAKTMDELRDALAHGIAVNADNPQELDRVDAVVADLGVGRAPVGLRVNPQVGSGSIGAMSTATATSKFGVALRDEGAEQWVLDAYRLRPWMTRLHTHTGSQGVALELMAEGVRAAYELAEKINAQVGRQQIDTLDIGGGLPVNFASDEVTPTFAQYARLLRETVPGLFDGRYTLVTEFGRSLLAKQGLIVAHVEYTKSSGGRRIAVTHAGAQVATRTVFVPEAWPLRVGAYDPAGRPRATEPLVQDVAGPCCFAGDLVARERELPELAPGDLVALYDTGAYYFSTHFHYNSLPRPAVYGYVVSDAGVVTFAPVRPAQTVAEVVAESGAAQAGSLLGLTDRPSS, encoded by the coding sequence ATGGCCCCGGAATCCGTCGTCCGCAGGGAGGCGGCCGTGCGAGCCGCCGCCGCGCAGGGCCTGGTCGGCGCGCAGGCGCCGGTCCTCGGCCTGCTCGATGTGGACGGGATCCGTGGCGCCGCCCGCGAGCTGCGCGAGGCCTTCGCCTTCGACGGGGTCTCGGTGCAGCACACGTTCGCGGTGAAGGCCGCCTCGCTGGTGCCGGTCCTCGCGCTGCTGGACGAGGAGGGCATCGGCGCGGAGGTGGCCAGCGCCGGTGAGCTGGCACTGGCCCGCGCCGCGGGCGTCCCCGCCGAGCGGATCGTCTTCGACTCCCCGGCCAAGACGATGGACGAGCTGCGCGACGCTCTCGCCCACGGCATCGCGGTCAACGCCGACAACCCGCAGGAGCTTGACCGTGTCGACGCCGTCGTCGCCGATCTCGGGGTCGGCCGCGCGCCCGTGGGCCTGCGGGTCAACCCGCAGGTCGGCAGCGGTTCGATCGGGGCGATGAGCACGGCGACGGCCACGTCCAAGTTCGGTGTGGCGCTGCGCGACGAGGGCGCGGAACAGTGGGTGCTCGACGCCTACCGGCTGCGTCCGTGGATGACCCGGCTGCACACCCACACCGGCTCCCAGGGTGTCGCCCTGGAACTGATGGCCGAAGGGGTGCGGGCCGCGTACGAGCTGGCGGAGAAGATCAACGCACAGGTCGGCCGGCAGCAGATCGACACCCTCGACATCGGCGGCGGCCTGCCGGTGAACTTCGCCTCGGACGAGGTGACCCCGACGTTCGCGCAGTACGCGCGGCTGCTGCGGGAGACCGTGCCCGGCCTGTTCGACGGGCGCTACACGCTCGTCACCGAGTTCGGCCGTTCGCTGCTGGCCAAGCAGGGGCTGATCGTGGCGCACGTCGAGTACACCAAGTCCTCCGGCGGCCGGCGGATCGCCGTCACACACGCCGGCGCGCAGGTGGCCACCCGCACCGTGTTCGTGCCCGAGGCGTGGCCGCTGCGCGTGGGCGCGTACGACCCCGCCGGGCGGCCCAGGGCGACCGAGCCGCTGGTACAGGACGTCGCCGGGCCGTGCTGCTTCGCCGGGGACCTGGTCGCGCGGGAGCGGGAGCTGCCCGAGCTGGCGCCCGGTGATCTGGTCGCGCTGTACGACACCGGGGCCTACTACTTCTCGACCCATTTCCACTACAACAGCCTGCCGCGTCCCGCGGTGTACGGATATGTCGTGTCCGATGCGGGGGTTGTGACGTTCGCTCCGGTCAGGCCCGCGCAGACGGTGGCCGAGGTGGTCGCGGAGTCCGGTGCGGCGCAGGCCGGTTCGCTTCTCGGGCTGACCGACCGGCCCTCCTCGTAG
- a CDS encoding Nramp family divalent metal transporter: MATSTDGATAAPPSAQTDPYALRAEDARPAPETFRGRLRRLGPGLVLSAAVVGSGELITTTSLGAKAGFALLWLVIVSTMVKVWVQMELARWTILNGRPALDGFRDVGPRIGRLSWINWLWIGMDFAKMFQRGGIIGGTAAACSILLPLHGASLSTSSLTIWALIVTAAAVLILQTGKYHVVERVEVIGITLKTVITVGLALALPLTAFGYGTEQLADGLSFQIPAGTVGIALAMFGITGVGADEMTTYTYWCLEKGYARWTGPDDGTEQRARRAEGWLKVMRLDVGVSWIVCTLCTLSFYVIGASVLHPQGLVPEGNDMITTLSHIYTDTLGPWAEYLFLAGAIAVLFSVTVASSASVPRLWTNTLGLLGVVNWHDLRSRTRTIRILTCCLPPVWMCFFLWIQSPVLMVQIGGIGGGVFLLAVVVAVWRLRYTGVPPRFRANPWLTAALVMSSAAILFLGVYAVLDTLGLTPGS; encoded by the coding sequence ATGGCCACCTCGACCGATGGCGCCACGGCGGCGCCACCCTCCGCGCAGACCGACCCGTACGCACTGCGCGCCGAAGACGCCCGCCCGGCCCCCGAGACCTTCCGCGGCCGACTGCGCCGGCTCGGCCCCGGACTCGTGCTGTCCGCCGCCGTCGTCGGCTCCGGTGAACTGATCACCACGACCTCGCTCGGCGCAAAGGCCGGCTTCGCCCTGCTGTGGCTGGTGATCGTCTCCACCATGGTCAAGGTGTGGGTCCAGATGGAGCTGGCCCGCTGGACCATCCTCAACGGCCGCCCCGCGCTCGACGGCTTCCGTGACGTCGGCCCCCGGATCGGCCGGCTGAGCTGGATCAACTGGCTCTGGATCGGCATGGACTTCGCCAAGATGTTCCAGCGCGGCGGCATCATCGGCGGTACCGCGGCGGCCTGTTCCATCCTCCTGCCGCTCCACGGTGCGTCCCTGAGCACGTCGTCGCTGACGATCTGGGCCCTCATCGTCACCGCCGCCGCCGTCCTCATCCTCCAGACGGGCAAGTACCACGTCGTGGAGCGGGTCGAGGTCATCGGCATCACACTCAAGACGGTCATCACCGTCGGCCTGGCACTCGCCCTGCCCCTCACCGCCTTCGGGTACGGCACCGAGCAGCTCGCCGACGGACTGAGCTTCCAGATCCCCGCGGGCACGGTCGGCATCGCGCTCGCCATGTTCGGCATCACCGGCGTCGGCGCCGACGAGATGACGACGTACACGTACTGGTGCCTGGAGAAGGGCTACGCCCGCTGGACCGGCCCCGACGACGGCACCGAACAGCGCGCCCGCCGGGCCGAGGGCTGGCTCAAGGTCATGCGGCTCGACGTGGGCGTGTCCTGGATCGTGTGCACCCTCTGCACCCTGTCCTTCTACGTGATCGGCGCCTCGGTGCTCCATCCGCAGGGCCTGGTGCCCGAAGGCAACGACATGATCACCACGCTGTCGCACATCTACACCGACACCCTGGGCCCGTGGGCCGAGTACCTGTTCCTGGCCGGCGCGATCGCTGTCCTGTTCTCGGTCACCGTCGCCTCGTCGGCGAGCGTGCCGCGCCTGTGGACCAACACCCTCGGCCTGCTCGGCGTGGTGAACTGGCACGACCTGCGCTCACGCACCCGCACGATCCGCATCCTCACCTGCTGCCTGCCCCCGGTGTGGATGTGCTTCTTCCTGTGGATCCAGTCCCCCGTACTGATGGTGCAGATCGGCGGTATCGGCGGCGGCGTCTTCCTGCTCGCTGTCGTGGTCGCGGTCTGGCGCCTGCGATACACCGGCGTCCCGCCCCGCTTCCGCGCCAACCCCTGGCTGACCGCCGCCCTCGTCATGAGCAGCGCGGCGATTCTGTTCCTCGGGGTGTACGCGGTGCTCGACACGCTGGGGCTCACGCCCGGCAGCTGA